Proteins encoded in a region of the Suncus etruscus isolate mSunEtr1 chromosome 1, mSunEtr1.pri.cur, whole genome shotgun sequence genome:
- the LOC126001089 gene encoding LOW QUALITY PROTEIN: angiotensin-converting enzyme-like protein Ace3 (The sequence of the model RefSeq protein was modified relative to this genomic sequence to represent the inferred CDS: inserted 1 base in 1 codon) — protein sequence MGIRWTCPGPSXLVLCCYLQLLPWLRTECDLTFNSTTEIEIPQGGQEGKNCSKNDSMTTPPSENLYSDAAVADFLKYYDNTAQVVWNEFMEAAWNYTTNMTKKNQEEMLQKEMAKSQHSLYFGTRARLFKITNIQDPMLKRMLTKLQNLEKAALPQEELQEYNKLLTNMETVYSMAQVCLNEGPCLSMDPDIHDIMAYSRDHKELLWVWQGWRDSVGRQIRSTFERYVQLSNEMAILNGYKDMGALWQAVYEWNTLEEDLEDLYRELQPLYLNLHAYVRRALHRHYGPEIIRLRAPIPAHLLGNMWAQSWINILDLALPFPNKPPEDITKIMKAQHWKPMKMFEEADKFFASLGLLSPPPEFWKKSMLQRPTDGREVECHTSAWDFFNGKDFRIKKCTEVNIEDLLSVFHQMGHIQYFLQYRNLSMVFRSGANPAFEEAVGSVITLSAFSHKHLLNRGLLSHQHQDTEEEVNFLMSVALDKVASIPFTYMIDLFRWKIFDGTIKREIYNQEWWNLRLKYQGLCPPVPRSEEDFDPGSKFHVSAGIPYVRYFLSLMLQFQFHEALCKAAGHTGPLHQCDIYNSKMAGKLLEDVLKLGSSRPWPEVLELMTGEDKVSAQALLTYFKPLLNWLVTENVRQGEILGWPDFGCTFEEINTEKMNFLGHDLSFIQTSTWQWVLLGLCVVMTLVVIVLGYRLFLAEAKNLEQPMSKTKSDDANKDPEASANAYFLGMAMEPRQVLRRQWFLLTVCLILVLCSLTLAIWVISYHYKKPPWMTSNWWNWECQQPHKLPHGLPAPLQTLPNGDIWNTHGQWVLLCYLSPAQFVTLNGALESVCVNNQLPLTRRGSQDNSASSGGHISSSSTTTTPATVANQALWLHKAEVHPAQDSKPLTSTPEETDQPGEQSKSSRRSRGPFQGAGPAPGSRGPAPAPSRPGKVAPALGPRPAASERSFQHRGADSSRAAGRSGRPKRSAAAGVHPGGGPWGQRPSIGRQQDFAEPEHPLRHRRPGPLVTPGRGRG from the exons ATGGGCATAAGATGGACTTGCCCTGGGCCTT TCCTTGTCCTTTGCTGTTACTTGCAGCTCTTGCCATGGCTCAGGACTGAATGTGATTTGACCTTCAACAGTACGACGGAGATAGAGATCCCACAAGGGGGCCAAGAAGGGAAAAACTGCTCCAAGAATGACTCTATGACCACTCCCCCATCAGAAAATTTATATAGTGATGCTGCGGTAGCTGATTTCCTAAAGTACTATGATAATACAGCTCAGGTTGTATGGAACGAGTTCATGGAGGCTGCCTGGAATTACACTACCAACATGACCAAGAAAAACCAGGAGGAGATG CTGCAAAAGGAGATGGCGAAGTCTCAACACTCGCTGTATTTTGGTACCCGGGCCCGCCTGTTTAAGATAACCAACATCCAAGACCCCATGTTAAAGCGCATGCTGACTAAGCTACAGAACTTAGAAAAAGCAGCCCTGCCTCAGGAAGAACTCCAGGAG TACAACAAGCTTCTGACCAACATGGAGACAGTGTATAGCATGGCTCAGGTGTGTCTCAATGAGGGACCCTGCCTATCCATGGATCCTG ACATCCATGACATCATGGCCTACTCTCGGGACCACAAGGAGCTGCTGTGGGTCTGGCAGGGCTGGCGGGATTCTGTGGGACGCCAGATCCGCAGTACCTTTGAGCGCTACGTGCAACTCAGCAACGAGATGGCAATCCTCAATG GTTACAAAGACATGGGGGCCTTGTGGCAGGCTGTGTACGAGTGGAACACGCTGGAAGAAGACCTGGAGGATCTCTACCGTGAGCTGCAGCCACTCTACTTGAACCTGCATGCCTACGTGCGCCGTGCCCTGCACCGCCACTATGGGCCCGAGATCATCAGGCTTCGGGCCCCCATCCCCGCCCACCTCCTGG GGAATATGTGGGCCCAGTCCTGGATCAACATCTTAGACCTGGCTCTACCCTTCCCGAATAAGCCCCCAGAAGACATCACAAAGATCATGAAAGCTCAG CACTGGAAACCCATGAAGATGTTCGAAGAGGCTGATAAATTCTTCGCCTCCTTGGGCCTGCTGTCCCCCCCGCCTGAGTTCTGGAAAAAATCTATGCTGCAGAGGCCCACAGATGGGCGGGAGGTTGAGTGCCACACCTCAGCCTGGGACTTCTTTAATGGCAAGGACTTTAG GATAAAGAAATGCACCGAGGTGAACATAGAAGACCTGCTCTCCGTCTTTCACCAGATGGGCCATATCCAGTATTTCCTGCAGTACCGGAACCTCTCAATGGTTTTCCGTTCAGGTGCCAACCCAGCCTTTGAAGAGGCTGTAGGCTCAGTGATCACCCTCTCAGCCTTCTCCCACAAGCATCTGCTCAACAGAGGCCTGCTGAGCCATCAGCACCAGGATACAG AGGAGGAAGTTAATTTCCTGATGAGCGTCGCTCTGGACAAGGTCGCCTCCATCCCCTTCACCTATATGATAGACCTCTTTAGGTGGAAAATCTTTGACGGCACCATCAAGAGGGAAATCTACAATCAGGAGTGGTGGAACCTCAG GTTGAAATACCAGGGCCTGTGCCCCCCAGTGCCTCGGTCTGAAGAGGACTTTGATCCAGGCTCCAAGTTCCACGTTTCTGCTGGCATACCCTACGTCCG GTATTTCCTCAGTCTCATGCTCCAATTCCAGTTCCATGAGGCGCTGTGCAAGGCTGCTGGTCACACGGGCCCCCTTCATCAGTGTGACATCTACAATTCAAAGATGGCGGGCAAGTTGCTAGA GGATGTCCTCAAGCTGGGCTCAAGCAGGCCCTGGCCAGAGGTCTTGGAACTGATGACTGGGGAAGATAAGGTTTCTGCACAGGCCCTTCTCACCTACTTCAAACCCCTCCTGAACTGGCTGGTGACAGAGAATGTGCGGCAAGGCGAGATCCTGGGCTGGCCTGACTTTGGATGTACCTTTGAAG AAATAAACACAGAGAAGATGAATTTTCTAGGTCATGACCTGAGCTTTATACAGACCTCAACCTGGCAATGGGTGTTGTTGGGCCTATGCGTTGTCATGACCCTGGTGGTCATAGTGCTGGGTTACAGACTGTTCTTGGCTGAGGCCAAGAACCTGGAACAGCCGATGTCAAAAACAAAGA GCGATGATGCCAACAAGGACCCTGAAGCATCAGCCAACGCCTACTTCCTGGGCATGGCCATGGAGCCCCGCCAGGTGCTCAGAAGACAGTGGTTTCTGCTGACTGTTTGCCTCATCCTAGTGCTTTGCTCGCTCACTCTGGCCATTTGGGTGATCAGTTACCACTACAAGAAGCCTCCATGGATGACATCGAATTGGTGGAACTGGGA GTGCCAGCAGCCTCACAAACTGCCCCATGGCCTGCCTGCCCCACTCCAGACCCTTCCAAATGGAGACA TTTGGAATACCCATGGGCAATGGGTCCTCCTATGCTACCTGTCACCAGCACAGTTTGTGACACTGAACGGGGCCTTGGAAAGTGTTTGCGTGAacaa CCAGCTGCCCCTCACACGCAGGGGCAGCCAGGACAACTCTGCTTCATCAGGAGGCCACATTAGCAGCTcttctaccaccaccaccccagccaCAGTGGCCAATCAGGCATTATGGCTCCACAAGGCAGAGGTACACCCGGCTCAGGACTCCAAGCCACTCACCTCAACTCCA GAGGAGACAGATCAGCCTGGAGAACAGAGCAAAAGCTCCAGAAGGAGCAGAGGCCCCTTTCAGGGTGCTGGCCCCGCCCCCGGGAGCCGgggccccgcccccgccccgtCGAGGCCGGGGAAAGTCGCCCCCGCCCTCGGACCCCGCCCCGCCGCCTCCGAGCGCTCCTTTCAGCACCGCGGCGCGGACAGCTCCCGGGCGGCCGGGCGGAGCGGCCGCCCGAAGCGCAGCGCAGCAGCCGGGGTGCACCCGGGCGGCGGCCCCTGGGGACAGCGCCCATCGATCGGCAGGCAGCAGGACTTCGCGGAGCCCGAGCACCCGCTCAGACATCGGAGGCCCGGGCCGCTGGTAACTCCGGGCAGGGGCAGAGGCTGA